One part of the Mesorhizobium sp. M4B.F.Ca.ET.058.02.1.1 genome encodes these proteins:
- a CDS encoding winged helix-turn-helix domain-containing protein encodes MTVRGDLYQFGPFRLDPEVGILFYGAEPTMLGQRATALLCLLIQNAGVPVSKDALIETGWGGLAVADNNLTVQIAALRRVLADAANAESWIETLPRRGYRYVGPPVATNVRDTSVATRAESAPILPEKPSVAVLPFSNLSGDPQQEYFADGMVDDIITGLSRIKWLFVIARNSTFTYKGRAVDVKQVGRELGVRYVLEGSVRKAGSSVRVTGQMIDASTGAHVWAERYDRSSEDIFALQDEIALSAVGAIAPSVRKAEIERVRRKRPDSLDAYDLVLQAQPDVDSGMPEQVTRALVLLERAIALEPAYALAHGNAAMCHHCLFLRAGLQEINRTSSIRHARSAIVHGQDDALALTWAGFSIGMDAHDRAAAFTALEAALVISPSSALTYILGSVILGWSGEAERAIEWSAQGMRLSPFDSWAWAAFDAQAMSHLLQGRYEEACRAAYKSVQANPAHSITYVQLAAALAKLGRLDEARAAAARVLELQPAFRYSRQFAGVNCAPALAKALGSALRDAGLPE; translated from the coding sequence ATGACAGTCAGGGGCGACCTCTACCAGTTCGGCCCGTTCCGCCTCGATCCGGAGGTGGGCATTCTCTTTTACGGCGCTGAGCCGACCATGCTTGGGCAACGCGCAACTGCGCTGCTGTGCCTGCTGATCCAAAACGCCGGCGTACCCGTGTCCAAGGACGCGCTGATTGAGACCGGTTGGGGCGGATTGGCGGTTGCCGACAACAATCTGACGGTTCAGATCGCAGCCCTACGCCGAGTGCTGGCCGACGCAGCGAATGCCGAGAGCTGGATCGAAACACTGCCGCGGCGCGGCTATCGCTATGTCGGACCGCCGGTCGCCACGAATGTTCGCGATACCTCGGTCGCGACCCGCGCCGAGTCAGCCCCGATCTTGCCCGAGAAGCCCTCCGTCGCGGTCCTGCCGTTCTCGAATTTGAGCGGCGATCCGCAGCAGGAGTACTTTGCCGATGGGATGGTCGACGACATCATCACAGGCTTATCGCGCATCAAGTGGTTGTTCGTCATCGCACGAAACTCGACCTTCACCTACAAAGGTCGCGCCGTGGACGTGAAGCAGGTCGGCCGCGAGCTTGGCGTTCGCTATGTCCTCGAAGGCAGTGTGCGCAAGGCCGGCAGTAGCGTGCGTGTTACCGGGCAGATGATCGATGCATCGACCGGCGCGCATGTATGGGCCGAACGCTACGACCGCAGCTCCGAAGACATCTTTGCGCTTCAAGACGAGATCGCGCTGTCAGCAGTGGGCGCGATTGCGCCGAGCGTGCGGAAAGCCGAAATCGAACGTGTCAGACGGAAGCGCCCTGACAGTCTCGACGCCTACGATCTCGTGCTGCAAGCGCAGCCTGACGTCGATTCAGGTATGCCGGAGCAAGTGACCAGAGCGCTGGTGCTTCTCGAGCGCGCCATCGCGCTCGAACCAGCGTATGCGCTGGCGCATGGCAATGCCGCGATGTGCCACCATTGCTTGTTCCTTCGCGCCGGTCTGCAGGAGATCAACCGTACCTCTTCCATCCGCCACGCCCGGTCGGCCATCGTCCATGGACAAGACGATGCACTCGCCTTGACGTGGGCCGGCTTTTCCATCGGAATGGATGCACACGATCGCGCCGCTGCATTCACGGCGTTGGAAGCAGCCCTCGTCATCAGCCCGTCATCGGCGCTGACCTATATTCTTGGCAGTGTCATTCTGGGATGGAGCGGCGAAGCGGAGCGCGCGATAGAATGGAGCGCGCAGGGCATGCGGCTAAGCCCGTTCGATTCGTGGGCCTGGGCCGCATTTGACGCCCAGGCAATGAGCCATTTGCTGCAAGGCCGTTACGAAGAAGCCTGCCGCGCGGCTTACAAGTCCGTTCAAGCCAATCCAGCGCATAGTATCACATATGTGCAATTGGCCGCCGCGCTGGCCAAGCTTGGCCGATTGGACGAAGCGAGGGCGGCCGCCGCGCGCGTGCTCGAGCTTCAGCCGGCCTTTCGCTACAGCCGCCAGTTTGCAGGCGTGAATTGCGCGCCCGCGCTCGCAAAGGCTCTTGGCAGCGCGCTACGGGACGCAGGATTGCCGGAGTAG
- a CDS encoding EAL domain-containing protein has translation MVVALCAASPAFAVEPIKIARDDVALDLSRAFDLYPNQGENFQVSTAPGPDGIVRRIEVEAKDSRSSGDWAVFALANTTDQQLDRLIVAPHFRLVNSGIFWPDLGATRIAAITPSEGFALDRQTSPDADVFRVTLNPGTVVTFVAELASPKLPQVYLWDPESYKDSVNSYTLFRGIVIGIAGLLALFLTILFVVKGTSMFPATAALAWAVLAYICVDFGFLNKIIEISPGNEQMWRAGTEVALAATFVVFLFAYLNLNRWHGHFSYGALVWILGLLLIAGVAIIDPAVAAGIARISFAATALTGLGLIIFLGIRGYDRAIMLVPSWVMVLLWLCGSWMAITGMLDNDIAQPALGGGLILIILLIGFTVMQHAFAGGGAHQGLFSDLERQALAVAGSGDIVWDWDVLRDRVVTKPDVSLQLGLAPNSLGGAARNWLPVLHADDRDTFRTTLDVVLEHRRGRVAQNFRLRGADGHYHWFSLRARPVIGSDGEVIRCVGTMVDVTEQKKSEERLLHDAVHDNLTGLPNRELFMNRLEAIISIARTEDKVRPTVFVIDIDRFKQVNDGLGISAGDTILLTIARRLHRLLKPKDSLSRFAGDQFALMLLSEQDPARIAAVADAIKHAINNPITFAKREIVLTASIGLITWTTAQTSSEDMVKDAELAMHQAKRFGGDRIEPFRPAFRTVGTDRLQFESDLRRAIERREFTLAYQPIVRLEDGSVAGFEALLRWDHPRRGMIPPGDFIPVAESCGLIVQLGLFAMQQAAEDLATWQKQIGDAPLSVSVNLSSRQLIRRDLVSDVRSVIARANLKPRCFRLELTESLVMDNPEQTAHVLTKLKQLGIGLSLDDFGTGYSSLSYLTRFPFDTIKIDKSFVDDATPKRAVLLKSMVNMAHELGLSVVAEGISDESDALELRQMGCEYVQSFMFGAPMPGDQVLKTLKEQYPLTQA, from the coding sequence ATGGTCGTTGCGCTCTGCGCAGCCTCGCCGGCGTTCGCCGTTGAACCGATCAAGATCGCCCGCGACGACGTGGCGCTCGACCTCTCGCGTGCCTTCGATCTGTACCCGAATCAAGGCGAGAATTTCCAGGTCTCGACAGCCCCCGGCCCCGACGGTATCGTAAGGCGCATCGAGGTGGAAGCGAAGGATTCGCGCTCGAGTGGCGACTGGGCCGTGTTCGCGCTCGCCAACACCACCGACCAACAGCTCGACCGGCTGATCGTGGCGCCGCATTTCCGCCTGGTGAATTCCGGCATCTTCTGGCCCGATCTCGGCGCGACACGTATCGCCGCGATCACGCCCAGCGAAGGCTTCGCGCTCGACCGCCAGACCAGCCCCGATGCCGACGTGTTCCGGGTGACGCTGAACCCCGGCACTGTGGTCACCTTTGTCGCCGAGCTTGCCTCTCCGAAACTGCCGCAGGTCTATCTGTGGGATCCGGAATCCTACAAGGACTCGGTCAATTCCTATACGCTGTTCCGCGGCATCGTCATCGGCATTGCCGGCCTTTTGGCGTTGTTCCTGACCATCCTGTTCGTCGTCAAGGGGACCTCGATGTTCCCGGCCACGGCAGCGCTTGCCTGGGCGGTGCTTGCCTATATCTGCGTCGATTTCGGCTTCCTCAACAAGATCATCGAGATATCGCCCGGCAATGAACAGATGTGGCGCGCCGGAACCGAGGTGGCGCTGGCGGCGACCTTCGTTGTGTTCCTGTTCGCCTATCTCAACCTCAACCGCTGGCATGGCCATTTCAGCTACGGCGCGCTGGTCTGGATCCTCGGTCTGCTCTTGATCGCCGGCGTCGCCATCATCGATCCTGCGGTGGCGGCCGGCATTGCCCGCATCTCGTTTGCAGCCACGGCGCTGACCGGCCTCGGACTGATCATCTTCCTTGGCATTCGTGGTTACGATCGCGCGATCATGCTGGTGCCGAGTTGGGTCATGGTCTTGCTGTGGCTATGCGGGTCGTGGATGGCGATCACCGGAATGCTCGACAACGATATCGCCCAGCCGGCGCTGGGCGGCGGCCTGATCCTGATCATCCTTCTGATCGGCTTCACCGTCATGCAGCACGCCTTTGCCGGCGGTGGCGCCCATCAGGGCCTGTTCTCCGATCTCGAACGGCAGGCGCTCGCCGTCGCCGGATCGGGCGACATCGTGTGGGACTGGGACGTGCTGCGCGACCGGGTCGTCACCAAGCCGGATGTCAGCCTACAGCTTGGCCTTGCCCCCAACAGTCTTGGCGGCGCGGCCCGCAACTGGCTGCCGGTGCTGCATGCCGACGACCGCGACACCTTCCGCACCACGCTCGACGTGGTGCTGGAGCACCGTCGCGGCCGCGTGGCACAGAATTTCCGCCTGCGCGGCGCCGACGGGCACTATCACTGGTTCTCGCTGCGCGCCCGCCCGGTGATTGGCTCGGACGGCGAGGTGATCCGCTGCGTCGGCACCATGGTCGACGTCACTGAGCAAAAGAAATCCGAGGAAAGGCTGCTGCACGACGCCGTGCACGACAATTTGACCGGCCTGCCCAACCGCGAATTGTTCATGAACCGGCTGGAGGCGATCATCTCGATCGCCCGCACCGAGGACAAGGTGCGCCCGACCGTCTTCGTCATCGACATCGACCGCTTCAAACAGGTCAATGACGGCCTCGGCATCTCCGCCGGGGACACCATCCTGCTCACCATCGCACGCCGCCTGCATCGGCTCTTGAAGCCCAAGGATTCGCTGTCGCGCTTTGCCGGCGACCAGTTCGCGCTGATGCTCCTGTCGGAACAGGATCCGGCCCGTATCGCCGCTGTGGCGGACGCCATCAAGCACGCCATCAACAACCCGATCACATTCGCCAAGCGCGAGATCGTGCTTACCGCCTCGATCGGGCTGATCACCTGGACGACGGCGCAGACCTCGTCCGAGGACATGGTCAAGGACGCCGAGCTTGCCATGCACCAGGCCAAGCGCTTTGGCGGCGACAGGATCGAGCCGTTCCGGCCGGCCTTCCGCACCGTCGGCACCGACCGGCTGCAGTTCGAATCCGACCTGCGCCGCGCCATCGAGCGCCGTGAATTCACCCTTGCCTACCAGCCGATCGTGCGGCTGGAGGATGGCAGCGTCGCCGGCTTCGAGGCGCTGCTCAGGTGGGACCATCCGCGTCGCGGCATGATCCCGCCGGGCGATTTCATTCCGGTGGCCGAAAGCTGCGGGCTGATCGTGCAGCTCGGCCTGTTCGCCATGCAGCAGGCGGCAGAGGACCTGGCGACCTGGCAGAAGCAGATCGGCGACGCGCCGCTGTCGGTTTCGGTCAACCTCTCCAGCCGCCAGTTGATCCGCCGCGACCTGGTCAGCGACGTGCGCTCGGTCATCGCGCGCGCCAATCTGAAGCCGCGCTGCTTCCGCCTCGAACTCACCGAGTCGCTTGTGATGGACAATCCGGAGCAGACCGCGCATGTGCTGACAAAGCTGAAGCAGCTCGGGATCGGGCTGTCGCTCGACGATTTCGGCACCGGCTATTCGTCGCTGTCCTATCTGACGCGTTTCCCTTTCGACACGATCAAGATAGACAAGAGCTTCGTCGACGACGCGACGCCGAAGCGCGCGGTGCTGCTCAAATCCATGGTCAACATGGCGCATGAGCTTGGCCTGTCGGTCGTGGCGGAAGGCATCTCGGACGAGAGCGATGCGCTGGAGCTGCGCCAGATGGGCTGCGAATATGTGCAGAGTTTCATGTTCGGCGCGCCGATGCCCGGCGACCAGGTGCTGAAGACGCTGAAGGAACAGTACCCGCTTACGCAGGCGTGA
- a CDS encoding GNAT family protein produces MFALPFFRRDLPALKGDKVTLRVPLTNDYREWSALRGESRAFLEPWEPRWTPDELDRTAWRLRISRYREDYAQGTAIAFFIFEKSSGKLAGGITLGNIRHGVAQSGHIGYWIGERYGGRGLMTEAVKLVSRFAFDTLRLHRIEAACIPDNARSIRVLEKAGFRREGLLRSYLRINGIWQDHYLYARIADDPPGAGTKG; encoded by the coding sequence ATGTTCGCGCTCCCTTTCTTTCGCCGCGACCTGCCGGCACTGAAGGGTGACAAGGTCACGCTGCGCGTGCCGCTGACCAATGACTACCGCGAATGGTCGGCGCTGCGCGGTGAAAGCCGCGCCTTCCTGGAGCCTTGGGAACCGCGCTGGACGCCGGACGAGCTGGACCGCACAGCATGGCGGCTGCGCATAAGCCGCTACCGCGAGGACTACGCACAAGGCACGGCGATCGCCTTCTTCATCTTCGAGAAGTCGAGCGGCAAGCTCGCCGGCGGCATCACGCTCGGCAACATCCGCCACGGCGTCGCGCAGAGCGGCCATATCGGCTACTGGATCGGCGAGCGCTATGGCGGCCGCGGCCTGATGACCGAAGCGGTCAAGCTGGTGTCGCGCTTCGCCTTCGATACCTTGAGGTTGCACCGGATCGAAGCGGCCTGTATTCCCGATAATGCCCGTTCGATCCGCGTGCTTGAAAAAGCCGGATTCCGGCGCGAAGGACTTCTGCGATCCTACCTCAGGATCAACGGTATCTGGCAGGATCATTACCTCTACGCCCGGATCGCGGACGATCCGCCGGGCGCTGGAACGAAGGGCTGA
- a CDS encoding pitrilysin family protein — protein MGVEVSRLSNGLTVATETLPSLESVALGAWVKSGARNERDEEHGMAHLLEHMAFKGTKRRTAFEIASEIENVGGEINAATSVETTSYYARVLSDDVPLAVDILADILQESEFDPEELEREQHVILQEIGAAHDTPDDIVFDRFTETAFRHQTIGRSILGTPETVKSFTSKQLHNFIQRQYAAERMVIVAAGDIKHDNFVREVERQLGGFRAKAESNIPQYAQYVGGDFREDRDLMDAQIVLGFEGRAYHVRDFYASQVLSMILGGGMSSRLFQEVREKRGLCYSVYAFHWGFSDTGIFGVHAATGQSDIAKLVPVIIDELQKAGENIMQEELDRARAQYRAGLIMSAESPASRASQIARQLLLFGRPIAKEELMERLAALTVERLTDLSSRLFSTKPTLTAVGPVGTLAPYEAILDSLAGPQTTARKLAV, from the coding sequence ATGGGTGTTGAGGTAAGCCGTCTGTCGAACGGCCTGACAGTCGCAACCGAAACCCTTCCAAGCCTCGAATCCGTTGCCCTTGGTGCCTGGGTCAAGTCAGGCGCCCGCAATGAGCGTGACGAAGAGCACGGAATGGCCCATCTGCTTGAGCATATGGCCTTCAAGGGCACGAAACGGCGCACCGCCTTCGAGATCGCCTCGGAAATCGAGAATGTCGGCGGCGAGATCAACGCCGCCACCAGCGTCGAGACCACATCCTATTACGCCAGGGTGCTCTCCGACGACGTGCCGCTGGCGGTCGATATCCTGGCGGACATCCTGCAGGAGTCCGAATTCGACCCTGAAGAGCTCGAGCGCGAGCAGCATGTGATCCTGCAAGAGATCGGCGCCGCGCACGACACGCCCGACGATATCGTCTTCGACCGCTTCACCGAGACCGCCTTCCGCCACCAGACGATCGGCCGCTCCATCCTCGGCACGCCGGAGACCGTCAAATCCTTCACCTCCAAGCAGTTGCACAATTTCATCCAACGCCAATACGCCGCCGAGCGAATGGTGATTGTGGCGGCGGGCGACATCAAGCACGACAATTTCGTGCGCGAGGTGGAAAGGCAGCTGGGCGGCTTCCGCGCCAAGGCGGAAAGCAACATTCCGCAATATGCGCAATATGTCGGCGGCGACTTCCGCGAGGACCGCGACCTGATGGACGCGCAGATCGTGCTCGGCTTCGAGGGCCGCGCCTATCATGTGCGTGACTTCTACGCCTCGCAGGTGCTGTCGATGATCCTCGGCGGCGGCATGTCGTCCAGGTTGTTCCAGGAGGTTCGCGAAAAACGCGGCCTGTGCTATTCGGTCTACGCGTTCCACTGGGGCTTTTCGGATACCGGCATATTCGGCGTCCATGCCGCGACCGGGCAGAGCGACATCGCCAAGCTGGTGCCGGTCATCATCGACGAATTGCAGAAGGCCGGCGAGAACATCATGCAGGAAGAGCTCGACCGCGCCCGTGCGCAATACCGCGCCGGCTTGATCATGTCGGCCGAAAGCCCGGCCAGCCGCGCCTCGCAGATCGCCAGGCAGCTGCTGCTGTTCGGCCGGCCGATCGCCAAGGAAGAGCTGATGGAACGGCTGGCGGCGCTCACCGTCGAGCGTCTGACCGATCTCTCGTCGCGGCTGTTTTCGACCAAGCCGACGCTCACTGCCGTCGGACCCGTGGGGACGCTGGCGCCCTATGAGGCGATCCTCGATTCGCTTGCGGGTCCGCAGACGACGGCCCGCAAGCTCGCCGTCTAG
- a CDS encoding HAD family phosphatase, whose translation MPQPDLVIFDCDGVLVDSEIIAARIEAELLTSAGYEISPEELAETYAGLTFKDIMMRVEEKSAIPFQASLIDRAETLVDRKLRSDVRIIDGAREAVASVTVPRAVCSNSRTERVEFMLEKVGLLPFFTGRIFSGLDIPSKKTKPAPDVFLYAAEKLNAKPENTFVIEDSVHGVTAARTAGMRVIGFTGAGHSYPGHADALTEAGAETVIRRWAELKSVIAALSEWSADA comes from the coding sequence ATGCCCCAGCCAGACCTTGTCATCTTCGATTGCGACGGCGTGCTCGTCGATTCTGAAATCATCGCCGCGCGCATCGAGGCCGAGCTGCTGACCTCGGCCGGTTACGAGATATCGCCGGAGGAACTGGCCGAGACCTATGCCGGGCTGACCTTCAAGGACATCATGATGCGGGTGGAGGAGAAGTCCGCCATCCCCTTCCAGGCTTCGCTGATCGACCGCGCCGAGACGCTGGTCGACCGCAAGCTGCGCAGCGACGTGCGCATCATCGACGGCGCGCGCGAGGCGGTGGCGTCCGTCACCGTGCCGCGCGCGGTCTGCTCCAACTCTCGCACGGAGCGGGTCGAGTTCATGCTGGAGAAGGTAGGGCTGCTGCCGTTCTTCACCGGCCGCATCTTCTCGGGGCTCGACATACCCAGCAAGAAGACCAAGCCCGCCCCGGACGTGTTTCTCTATGCTGCCGAAAAGCTCAACGCGAAGCCGGAAAACACATTCGTGATCGAGGATTCCGTGCATGGCGTCACCGCCGCCAGGACGGCCGGCATGCGCGTCATCGGCTTCACCGGCGCCGGCCACAGCTATCCGGGCCATGCCGACGCGCTGACCGAAGCCGGCGCGGAAACGGTCATACGCCGCTGGGCCGAGCTGAAAAGCGTGATCGCCGCCCTGTCGGAATGGTCGGCGGACGCCTGA
- a CDS encoding cupin domain-containing protein, producing MSANAVIRMPDERKGVMLRGHPMSFLVTGENSKHMSMFDWTIPPEFATGRHVHRMQEETFYLLEGECEWHVGDKMIRATPGTYVFIPPGVPHNITNVSEKPARVLMTVSPPGHEHYFEELAKLAAQGAPDPKALADLRNRYDTDQLSTLTTRA from the coding sequence ATGAGCGCCAATGCCGTCATCCGCATGCCCGATGAGAGGAAAGGCGTCATGCTGCGTGGCCATCCTATGTCGTTCCTCGTCACCGGCGAGAATAGCAAGCACATGAGCATGTTCGACTGGACGATTCCACCGGAGTTCGCCACCGGGCGGCATGTTCACCGGATGCAGGAGGAGACCTTCTACCTGCTCGAAGGCGAGTGTGAGTGGCATGTCGGCGACAAGATGATCCGCGCAACGCCCGGTACCTATGTGTTCATCCCGCCGGGAGTGCCGCACAACATCACGAATGTCAGCGAGAAACCGGCACGCGTGTTGATGACAGTTTCTCCGCCTGGCCACGAGCATTACTTCGAAGAGCTCGCCAAACTCGCGGCGCAGGGTGCGCCGGATCCAAAAGCGCTCGCCGATCTGCGGAACCGTTACGACACCGATCAGCTGTCGACGTTGACAACACGCGCGTAG
- the thrC gene encoding threonine synthase, translating into MQYVSTRGEAPALGFSDAVLAGLARDGGLYVPREWPHFSAADIRAMRGLAYPDLAIRVLTPFLDGEIAAPVFERLVREAYSTFRHEAVCPLVQTGASTFVLELFHGPTLAFKDVAMQLLARLMDHVLAERGQRATIVGATSGDTGGAAIDAFAGRDRTDIFILFPHGKVSPVQQRQMTTSSAANVHALSIEGNFDDCQGLVKDMFNDHGFRDRVSLSGVNSINWARIMAQIVYYFSSALSLGAPDRPVSFTVPTGNFGDIFAGYAAKRMGLPIERLVIATNDNDILARTLASGEYRTKGVFATTSPSMDIQVSSNFERLLFEAAARNAETVRRYMNGLKQSGAFTIEAGEIAKIRSEFDAGRAGVDEVAATIRSTLAASNYLLDPHTAAAFHVASGKVESDVPMVVLGTAHPAKFPAAVEAASGITPALPAWLGGLMTADEKYTVLPSDLKMVEDYVGRHTRAAR; encoded by the coding sequence ATGCAATATGTGAGTACCCGCGGGGAGGCGCCCGCGCTTGGATTTTCCGACGCGGTGCTTGCCGGGCTGGCGCGAGACGGCGGGCTCTACGTGCCGCGCGAATGGCCGCACTTCTCGGCTGCGGATATCCGCGCCATGCGCGGCCTCGCCTACCCCGACCTTGCCATCCGAGTGCTGACGCCGTTTCTCGACGGCGAGATCGCGGCGCCGGTCTTCGAGAGGCTGGTGCGCGAAGCCTACTCGACCTTCCGCCACGAAGCCGTCTGCCCGCTGGTGCAGACCGGGGCCAGCACTTTCGTGCTCGAGCTCTTCCACGGCCCGACGCTCGCCTTCAAGGACGTGGCCATGCAGCTGCTGGCCCGGCTGATGGACCATGTGCTGGCCGAGCGGGGACAGCGCGCCACCATCGTCGGCGCCACCTCAGGCGATACCGGGGGCGCGGCAATAGATGCCTTCGCCGGACGCGACCGCACCGACATCTTCATCCTGTTCCCGCACGGCAAGGTCTCGCCGGTGCAGCAGCGGCAGATGACGACCTCGAGCGCGGCCAATGTCCATGCACTGTCGATCGAAGGCAATTTCGACGATTGCCAGGGCCTGGTGAAGGACATGTTCAACGACCACGGTTTTCGCGACCGGGTCTCGCTGTCGGGCGTCAATTCGATCAACTGGGCCCGCATAATGGCCCAGATCGTCTATTATTTCTCCTCCGCGCTGTCGCTCGGCGCGCCGGACCGTCCGGTCTCCTTCACCGTGCCGACCGGCAATTTCGGCGACATCTTCGCCGGCTATGCCGCCAAGCGCATGGGGCTGCCGATCGAGCGGCTGGTCATCGCCACCAATGACAACGACATATTGGCGCGCACGCTGGCGAGCGGCGAATACCGCACCAAGGGCGTGTTCGCCACGACTTCGCCGTCAATGGACATCCAGGTGTCGTCGAATTTCGAGCGCCTGCTGTTCGAGGCGGCCGCCCGCAATGCGGAGACGGTGCGGCGCTACATGAACGGGCTGAAGCAGTCAGGCGCCTTCACGATCGAGGCGGGCGAAATCGCGAAGATACGTTCCGAATTCGATGCCGGCCGCGCCGGCGTCGACGAGGTCGCCGCCACCATCCGCTCGACGCTCGCGGCAAGCAACTATCTGCTCGATCCGCACACGGCGGCGGCCTTCCATGTTGCCTCAGGCAAGGTCGAGAGCGATGTGCCCATGGTGGTGCTGGGCACCGCGCATCCGGCCAAGTTCCCGGCCGCCGTCGAGGCTGCCAGCGGCATCACGCCTGCCCTGCCCGCATGGCTGGGCGGCTTGATGACAGCCGACGAAAAATACACGGTACTTCCATCCGACCTGAAAATGGTGGAAGATTACGTCGGACGCCACACGCGGGCGGCGCGTTAA